In Nerophis ophidion isolate RoL-2023_Sa unplaced genomic scaffold, RoL_Noph_v1.0 HiC_scaffold_62, whole genome shotgun sequence, the genomic window CAcgtcatatttacatatctttctcattttaagcatacaatgtctgctctcagtgggatgccgactgatggtatGTTCAtgtcttcccgtttagatgaagaattaatcctcacaaatggttaaaaaagggtgggtgcaaaaTAGCGTATTTTCGaatctttcttgccatctccaggtctaagttggatgtcagagttgaccaagttctcggtttatgtccacaaccttctactacataagtgagaagcatgatttatataatctagaattagctttcaccctcttagaggcgagaaagcagctcaatatgtcaatacagcagcataagctagttacttctgtgatctatgcgccgctaaaagtaggtcctcaaaggcctacttaaattagatgttgttatttaaacggggatagtaggtccattctatgtgtcatacttgatcattttgcgatattgccatattttcgctgaaaggatttagtagagaacatccacgataaagttcgcaacttttggtgctgataaaaaagccttgcctttaccggaagtcgcagacgatgacgtcacaagggtgagggctcctcacgtcctcacattgtttataatgggaacctccagcggcaagagctattcgcacctagaaaacgacaatttccccattaatttgagcgaggatgaaagatttgtggatgatgatattgatagcgaaagactagaatttttttttttaataaaataaaataaaaagcgacggctccgggcggcggcattgtgagcgtttcagatgtaattacacacatttactaggataattctggaagatcccttatctgcttattgtttcaatagtgttttagtgagattgtaaagacatacctcgaggtcggatggctgcggtgaacacccagtgtcttgaagagaagccgaggagccaagctcacagctgccttttaaacagctactgcaggaggacaaataatgatgtctccggtaagatatatatcacaattttcccatccaaaaacatgctggttgacgtagagaaacatgttcgcttgaccgctctgtgttaaaaacaaaggtgcaatacaccgctttccaccaacagcactgttctttttagtctccattattaattgaacaaattgcaaaagattcagcagaacagatgtccaaattactgtgtaagtatgcgatgaaaagagactacttttagctgtgtgttatgctaagctaatatttcctgacagtccgtgacgtcacgcgcacacgtcatcattccgcgacgttttcaacaggaaactccgcgggaaatttaaaattgcaatttagtcaactaaagcggccgtattggcatgtgttgcaatgttaatatttcatcattgatatataaactatcagactgcgtggtcgctagtagtggctttcagtaggcctttaacgttagcacttataataacaatatcactaatacttggttaatattcaggtcacaaaatataaaatgagtatagttggcagtttttggatgttttttggaggactttgtgggtctaatagaggagctcccattgactccaatatTAGCTGATTTCTGCTCATGTTTATTTACTAATTAGaattcataaatatttaaaaaatatgtctcacataaggattgtgaatgacaggcgacattttaaaaaagtgcagtttcctttgagtttgtcagataagtaaacagtccttcaaattaaagatgtaaaacaattgaggttgtttatagatattatccactatgaagttacagtcaaactaagcacacaagggaaagtacattcatatacacatgaagtacacatatgtgtaagaatcatgttcatcgtcacacccttagttaaaagcacaccatccccatgacatgacacttccacgtgatgtagaacagtagtacaacattttaaacatacacacacatctgaagaatataaaataaatatatttggtgggccaaacaaaatgacttggggagccaatgtttggtatgggcgataagGCCTCAAATATATATCCTAACAACAATATGTCACAATATACATATAATTTGTTATATGATTgataatagaataatttcaaagcGGGTTaaaaaaagctcctaatttggcagctgacatatgcagtaacatattgtgtaatttctaattgtattatttaatCGAACAAtttttattaatgtacttgtttatttactgttaatatctggttactttatccgaggaaaaaaaatactggaaattatctattattttactgcatatttcagcctgtgtaacctgttttaagatagttctattagtaattctatatgaaataatttaatcgcaaaatttaatttaaaccatatcgtctatccacagtaaaaagtcctgttgtcctggtttgtttttcttttcctgtgaataatgttgttaagagcagcgtgtttgtgcgtcactgagatttcaagacagttcttacaataacttgtttttcctaagtgcatgtaaaagtactgaatgcattgtgtgactgagcagacatggtgtgtgtttgtcttgcagacatctgtgaagaacatcttcaccctgagcaacagaagtggagcttcaggatgcagacggaggagccacagcccttccacattaagaaggaagaggaatacccactgacCCCCATTTTTAAAGAGGAATAGTAGGACCCacagacaccccattttaaaaaggaagcggtggatcaaatgagccctcacattaaggaggaagaggaggaacacagcatcagtcagcagggagagcatcttgaaggactggaggaggttgatgtcaccaagatgccagtgactggtgtccctgtgaagagtgaaggtgatgaggtgaaaggtgaaagtgaggagaggggagggggggagcctccaagcagcagctcaacacaacacatgacaacagaagctgatggagaccactgtggaggatcacaagcagacaagctcttagctccactatcagatagtgaggacacaacgtcacactctcctgacactgatgatgaagactctaaagatgataagacatgtcacactgacaacactcacttcacatcttctctctgtcacaaaacttttaaataccattgtcgtctgaaatcacacatgagaacacacactggagaaaaacctttttcttgctcagaatgtggtaaaggttttacacgaagtcaacatttgaaagtacacatgagaacacacactggagaaaaacctttttcatgttcaatctgcggtaaagattttactcagaggtacgatttgaaaagacacatgagaacacacactggagaaaaacctttttcatgttcaatctgcagtaacgATTTTACTCACAGgcaacatttgaacacacacaagagaatacacactggagaaaaacctttttcatgttcaatctgcggtaaagattttactcagaggtacgatttgaaaagacacatgagaacacacactggagaaaaacctttttcatgttcaatctgcagtaacgATTTTACTCACAGgcaacatttgaacacacacaagagaatacacactggagaaaaaccttttacttgctcagaATGCTGTAAAAGATTTGCGCGAAAAGCAGAGttaaaaagacacatgagaatacacactggagaaaaaccattcatgtgctcaATTTGTGGCAAAGGATTCTCCCAGAAGGGACATTTGGTAaaccacacaaaaacacacactggagaaaaacctttttcatgttcaatctttgGTAAAGGATTTACTCAAAGGCACCTTTTCAAAGCACACATTAgaagacacacaggagaaaaacctttttcatgttcaatgtgTGGTAAAGCTTTTACTCGAAGtgaccatttcaaagcacacatgagaatacacactggagaaaaaacatttttatgttcaatctgcggtaaagattttacccgAAGGGACCATTTCAAAGCACATATGAGAATACACAATGAATAAAAAACCTTTTCACTGTTAAGAATGTGGTGAAGCTTTTGTACAATGAAGcactttgaaagtacacatgagaacacacactggagaaaaacctttttcctgctcagaatgtgttaAAGCGTTTGTGTGAAAAAGCACATTGAAAGTagccatgagaacacacactggagacatACCTTATtgtaacctgggtgacaaaaccccattaaatatcctcatttaaatatccttttaaaaccccattgaatattcttcgtaattaaatcttcctatttaaataattgtatttaaatatcctctcaaaaccccattgaatattatttctaattaaatatctttctatttaaatatcattttacttgaatatcctatttattttcgtgtctttgcgtgcgtcattacgtcacgcGGTCATGTGACCTACTGCGGGAAGCATAAAATCCAGTAGtgggctgcttccaggaagagcgagagggacgttgctgcaggagccaactactgaagccgtgggtcgtcgtgcgagagtgtttaagtgggatttatctgcggaattggccatgttggatggcgagctagagcctgaagctttatgcctggaactGAACCAACCCaactgaatccacccaaccgagccgggcggctaggaggctcctcagcagccgctctgttttttccctttggttttCCATAAGGCAATGTGTTCATTTCTGTCCTCCTGAACCTTCACATTTACCCCgttaccttcactaaaacccctctggacactgccaccacaacgtggactttgcgaggtcgtttaatgaactgtcgtgttgcgcctataccattcttggtaaaaacaaggactgaatcaagtactgtatcacattgtaaatattgaacgttctgtaatttatgttgaaaatgtgaatggccattccaatttacatgtctttttgttgttgttttttttccctataattctttaatataatttggtaccatttaaacataaaacctgtgttc contains:
- the LOC133547106 gene encoding zinc finger protein OZF-like, yielding MSPHIKEEEEEHSISQQGEHLEGLEEVDVTKMPVTGVPVKSEGDEVKGESEERGGGEPPSSSSTQHMTTEADGDHCGGSQADKLLAPLSDSEDTTSHSPDTDDEDSKDDKTCHTDNTHFTSSLCHKTFKYHCRLKSHMRTHTGEKPFSCSECGKGFTRSQHLKVHMRTHTGEKPFSCSICGKDFTQRYDLKRHMRTHTGEKPFSCSICSNDFTHRQHLNTHKRIHTGEKPFSCSICGKDFTQRYDLKRHMRTHTGEKPFSCSICSNDFTHRQHLNTHKRIHTGEKPFTCSECCKRFARKAELKRHMRIHTGEKPFMCSICGKGFSQKGHLVNHTKTHTGEKPFSCSIFGKGFTQRHLFKAHIRRHTGEKPFSCSMCGKAFTRSDHFKAHMRIHTGEKTFLCSICGKDFTRRDHFKAHMRIHNE